A window of Lagenorhynchus albirostris chromosome 11, mLagAlb1.1, whole genome shotgun sequence contains these coding sequences:
- the KRR1 gene encoding KRR1 small subunit processome component homolog isoform X3, which yields MASSKQEGQAAASRKSEFRSQKPKPESRDESELLTVPDGWKEPAFSKEDNPRGLLEESSFATLFPKYREAYLKECWPLVQKALSEHHVNATLDLIEGSMTVCTTKKTFDPYIIIRARDLIKLLARSVSFEQAVRILQDDVACDIIKIGSLVRNKERFVKRRQRLIGPKGSTLKALELLTNCYIMVQGNTVSAIGPFSGLKETLMIKRELAKDSELRSQSWERFLPQFKHKNVNKRKEPKKKTVKKEYTPFPPPQPESQIDKELATGEYFLKASQKRRQKMEAIKAKQAEALSRRQEERNKAFIPPKEKPVVKPKEASTETKIDVAAIKEKVKKAKSKKLGALTAEEVKLKMEADEKKKKKKK from the exons ATGGCGTCCTCCAAGCAGGAGGGACAAGCTGCAGCGTCTAGGAAAAGTGAATTTCGTAGCCAGAAGCCGAAGCCGGAGAGCCGAG ATGAATCAGAACTCCTCACTGTTCCTGATGGTTGGAAGGAGCCAgctttttccaaagaggacaatCCCAGAGGACTCTTGGAGGAGAGCAGTTTTGCAACTTTGTTTCCAAAATATAGAGAGGCTTACTTGAAAGAGTGCTGGCCATTGGTACAGAAAGCCTTGAGTGAACAT CATGTTAATGCAACCCTGGACCTGATCGAGGGCAGCATGACTGTCTGTACAACAAAGAAGACATTTGATCCATATATCATCATTAGGGCCAGAGACCTAATAAAACTGTTAGCAAGGAGTGTTTCATTTGAACAG gCAGTACGAATTCTTCAGGATGATGTTGCATGTGACATCATTAAAATAGGTTCTTtagtaagaaataaagaaagatttGTAAAAAGAAGACAACGGCTTATTGGTCCCAAAGGATCTACGTTGAAG GCGTTGGAACTCTTAACAAACTGTTACATTATGGTACAGGGAAACACGGTTTCAGCCATTGGACcttttagtggcttaaaagag ACCTTAATGATTAAACGAGAGTTGGCGAAAGATTCTGAGTTAAGATCACAGAGTTGGGAAAGATTTTTGCCACAGTtcaagcacaaaaatgtgaataaacGCAAGGaaccaaagaagaaaactgtTAAGAAGGAGTATACACCATTCCCACCACCACAGCCAGAAAGTCAG ATTGATAAAGAATTGGCTACTGGTGAATACTTTCTGAAGGCAAGTcaaaagaggagacagaaaatggAAGCAATAAAG GCTAAACAAGCAGAAGCTCTTAGTAGGAGacaagaggaaagaaacaaagcGTTTATTCCACCTAAAGAAAAACCAGTTGTGAAACCTAAGGAAG ctTCTACTGAAACTAAAATTGATGTGGCAGCCATCAAGGAAAAGGTTAAGAAAGCGAAGAGTAAGAAACTGGGAGCCCTTACAGCTGAAGAAGTTAAGCTTAAAATGGaagcagatgaaaagaaaaagaagaaaaaaaagtaa
- the KRR1 gene encoding KRR1 small subunit processome component homolog isoform X2 produces MASSKQEGQAAASRKSEFRSQKPKPESRDESELLTVPDGWKEPAFSKEDNPRGLLEESSFATLFPKYREAYLKECWPLHVNATLDLIEGSMTVCTTKKTFDPYIIIRARDLIKLLARSVSFEQAVRILQDDVACDIIKIGSLVRNKERFVKRRQRLIGPKGSTLKALELLTNCYIMVQGNTVSAIGPFSGLKEVRKVVLDTMKNIHPIYNIKTLMIKRELAKDSELRSQSWERFLPQFKHKNVNKRKEPKKKTVKKEYTPFPPPQPESQIDKELATGEYFLKASQKRRQKMEAIKAKQAEALSRRQEERNKAFIPPKEKPVVKPKEASTETKIDVAAIKEKVKKAKSKKLGALTAEEVKLKMEADEKKKKKKK; encoded by the exons ATGGCGTCCTCCAAGCAGGAGGGACAAGCTGCAGCGTCTAGGAAAAGTGAATTTCGTAGCCAGAAGCCGAAGCCGGAGAGCCGAG ATGAATCAGAACTCCTCACTGTTCCTGATGGTTGGAAGGAGCCAgctttttccaaagaggacaatCCCAGAGGACTCTTGGAGGAGAGCAGTTTTGCAACTTTGTTTCCAAAATATAGAGAGGCTTACTTGAAAGAGTGCTGGCCATTG CATGTTAATGCAACCCTGGACCTGATCGAGGGCAGCATGACTGTCTGTACAACAAAGAAGACATTTGATCCATATATCATCATTAGGGCCAGAGACCTAATAAAACTGTTAGCAAGGAGTGTTTCATTTGAACAG gCAGTACGAATTCTTCAGGATGATGTTGCATGTGACATCATTAAAATAGGTTCTTtagtaagaaataaagaaagatttGTAAAAAGAAGACAACGGCTTATTGGTCCCAAAGGATCTACGTTGAAG GCGTTGGAACTCTTAACAAACTGTTACATTATGGTACAGGGAAACACGGTTTCAGCCATTGGACcttttagtggcttaaaagag GTTCGAAAAGTAGTCCTAGACACTATGAAGAATATTCATCCAATTTATAACATTAAA ACCTTAATGATTAAACGAGAGTTGGCGAAAGATTCTGAGTTAAGATCACAGAGTTGGGAAAGATTTTTGCCACAGTtcaagcacaaaaatgtgaataaacGCAAGGaaccaaagaagaaaactgtTAAGAAGGAGTATACACCATTCCCACCACCACAGCCAGAAAGTCAG ATTGATAAAGAATTGGCTACTGGTGAATACTTTCTGAAGGCAAGTcaaaagaggagacagaaaatggAAGCAATAAAG GCTAAACAAGCAGAAGCTCTTAGTAGGAGacaagaggaaagaaacaaagcGTTTATTCCACCTAAAGAAAAACCAGTTGTGAAACCTAAGGAAG ctTCTACTGAAACTAAAATTGATGTGGCAGCCATCAAGGAAAAGGTTAAGAAAGCGAAGAGTAAGAAACTGGGAGCCCTTACAGCTGAAGAAGTTAAGCTTAAAATGGaagcagatgaaaagaaaaagaagaaaaaaaagtaa
- the KRR1 gene encoding KRR1 small subunit processome component homolog isoform X1 yields the protein MASSKQEGQAAASRKSEFRSQKPKPESRDESELLTVPDGWKEPAFSKEDNPRGLLEESSFATLFPKYREAYLKECWPLVQKALSEHHVNATLDLIEGSMTVCTTKKTFDPYIIIRARDLIKLLARSVSFEQAVRILQDDVACDIIKIGSLVRNKERFVKRRQRLIGPKGSTLKALELLTNCYIMVQGNTVSAIGPFSGLKEVRKVVLDTMKNIHPIYNIKTLMIKRELAKDSELRSQSWERFLPQFKHKNVNKRKEPKKKTVKKEYTPFPPPQPESQIDKELATGEYFLKASQKRRQKMEAIKAKQAEALSRRQEERNKAFIPPKEKPVVKPKEASTETKIDVAAIKEKVKKAKSKKLGALTAEEVKLKMEADEKKKKKKK from the exons ATGGCGTCCTCCAAGCAGGAGGGACAAGCTGCAGCGTCTAGGAAAAGTGAATTTCGTAGCCAGAAGCCGAAGCCGGAGAGCCGAG ATGAATCAGAACTCCTCACTGTTCCTGATGGTTGGAAGGAGCCAgctttttccaaagaggacaatCCCAGAGGACTCTTGGAGGAGAGCAGTTTTGCAACTTTGTTTCCAAAATATAGAGAGGCTTACTTGAAAGAGTGCTGGCCATTGGTACAGAAAGCCTTGAGTGAACAT CATGTTAATGCAACCCTGGACCTGATCGAGGGCAGCATGACTGTCTGTACAACAAAGAAGACATTTGATCCATATATCATCATTAGGGCCAGAGACCTAATAAAACTGTTAGCAAGGAGTGTTTCATTTGAACAG gCAGTACGAATTCTTCAGGATGATGTTGCATGTGACATCATTAAAATAGGTTCTTtagtaagaaataaagaaagatttGTAAAAAGAAGACAACGGCTTATTGGTCCCAAAGGATCTACGTTGAAG GCGTTGGAACTCTTAACAAACTGTTACATTATGGTACAGGGAAACACGGTTTCAGCCATTGGACcttttagtggcttaaaagag GTTCGAAAAGTAGTCCTAGACACTATGAAGAATATTCATCCAATTTATAACATTAAA ACCTTAATGATTAAACGAGAGTTGGCGAAAGATTCTGAGTTAAGATCACAGAGTTGGGAAAGATTTTTGCCACAGTtcaagcacaaaaatgtgaataaacGCAAGGaaccaaagaagaaaactgtTAAGAAGGAGTATACACCATTCCCACCACCACAGCCAGAAAGTCAG ATTGATAAAGAATTGGCTACTGGTGAATACTTTCTGAAGGCAAGTcaaaagaggagacagaaaatggAAGCAATAAAG GCTAAACAAGCAGAAGCTCTTAGTAGGAGacaagaggaaagaaacaaagcGTTTATTCCACCTAAAGAAAAACCAGTTGTGAAACCTAAGGAAG ctTCTACTGAAACTAAAATTGATGTGGCAGCCATCAAGGAAAAGGTTAAGAAAGCGAAGAGTAAGAAACTGGGAGCCCTTACAGCTGAAGAAGTTAAGCTTAAAATGGaagcagatgaaaagaaaaagaagaaaaaaaagtaa
- the KRR1 gene encoding KRR1 small subunit processome component homolog isoform X4, with product MASSKQEGQAAASRKSEFRSQKPKPESRDESELLTVPDGWKEPAFSKEDNPRGLLEESSFATLFPKYREAYLKECWPLVQKALSEHHVNATLDLIEGSMTVCTTKKTFDPYIIIRARDLIKLLARSVSFEQVRKVVLDTMKNIHPIYNIKTLMIKRELAKDSELRSQSWERFLPQFKHKNVNKRKEPKKKTVKKEYTPFPPPQPESQIDKELATGEYFLKASQKRRQKMEAIKAKQAEALSRRQEERNKAFIPPKEKPVVKPKEASTETKIDVAAIKEKVKKAKSKKLGALTAEEVKLKMEADEKKKKKKK from the exons ATGGCGTCCTCCAAGCAGGAGGGACAAGCTGCAGCGTCTAGGAAAAGTGAATTTCGTAGCCAGAAGCCGAAGCCGGAGAGCCGAG ATGAATCAGAACTCCTCACTGTTCCTGATGGTTGGAAGGAGCCAgctttttccaaagaggacaatCCCAGAGGACTCTTGGAGGAGAGCAGTTTTGCAACTTTGTTTCCAAAATATAGAGAGGCTTACTTGAAAGAGTGCTGGCCATTGGTACAGAAAGCCTTGAGTGAACAT CATGTTAATGCAACCCTGGACCTGATCGAGGGCAGCATGACTGTCTGTACAACAAAGAAGACATTTGATCCATATATCATCATTAGGGCCAGAGACCTAATAAAACTGTTAGCAAGGAGTGTTTCATTTGAACAG GTTCGAAAAGTAGTCCTAGACACTATGAAGAATATTCATCCAATTTATAACATTAAA ACCTTAATGATTAAACGAGAGTTGGCGAAAGATTCTGAGTTAAGATCACAGAGTTGGGAAAGATTTTTGCCACAGTtcaagcacaaaaatgtgaataaacGCAAGGaaccaaagaagaaaactgtTAAGAAGGAGTATACACCATTCCCACCACCACAGCCAGAAAGTCAG ATTGATAAAGAATTGGCTACTGGTGAATACTTTCTGAAGGCAAGTcaaaagaggagacagaaaatggAAGCAATAAAG GCTAAACAAGCAGAAGCTCTTAGTAGGAGacaagaggaaagaaacaaagcGTTTATTCCACCTAAAGAAAAACCAGTTGTGAAACCTAAGGAAG ctTCTACTGAAACTAAAATTGATGTGGCAGCCATCAAGGAAAAGGTTAAGAAAGCGAAGAGTAAGAAACTGGGAGCCCTTACAGCTGAAGAAGTTAAGCTTAAAATGGaagcagatgaaaagaaaaagaagaaaaaaaagtaa